The Natronoarchaeum philippinense genome includes the window GCTATCGGAGGGATCGTCTGGATGACGACCCTCGACGCGCCTCCGGTTGGCGGCTTCACGCGGCTCTTTCTCGGCCTCGCGCTCGGGCTGGGCGGCAACAGATTCGTCTTCGGCGTCGTTCGGCCGGTGCCCGAATTCCGGCGTCGACGACAGGCGAGCGCCAAATGAATGGGCCACAATCAGACAAAGCGGCGGTTGACCTTCGCGCACGCTTTTCAGCACGACCGGCCCCGGCAGCGACGGCGCGCTCGACGCCGGCTACGCTTCGTCCTCCTCGTCCTCGTCGTCGTACTGATCCTTGATCGACTGGAGTTCGGCGTCCACGTCGACCTGCGGACCGGTGTTTTCGCTGCTCTCCTGCTCGCCGCCGTCGCTGGTGCCTTCCTCGTCAGCTTCGCCGTCACCGTCGCTCGACGCCGAAATGCCCGCGTCGCGCTCGGCCTCGCGCTCACGACGCCGTTGTTCGTCGGCGGTGTCTTCGGCGTCACGCACCTGTGCTTCGAGGTCGTCCCGCAGTTCGCGTGCTTCGGTCAGAATCTCGCGGGCGGTTTCCTCTCGTGGGAGTGACCCCTCCTCGACGGCTGTCTGGAGTTCGTCCAGCGCGTCGTCGAGACGGTCCAGCGTTTCGCGGCCGATCCGGTTGGCGCCCTCGCGCACGACCCGGCCGCCCTCGCGGGCCCGATCGGCGGCTTCGGTGCCCTGATCGCGCGCTCGGCGTTCCGTCTCGGCGAGCCGGATCGCCTTCTGGACGGCTTCGAGTAGCTTGATGTTGACTTCGAGCACGGCGATCGTCGCCGGAATCGCCACCTCGTCGGTGAATCGCAGGACCTCCCGCGGCGTCGGCGGGCGGGGGAGACCGAGGGGGCCCCGCGGCGGCCGGCGACGCGGACCGACCTCGTCGCGGAGGTCGCGCAGGGAGTCCGCGAGTTCACCGGCCGTCCGGGCGAGCTCCTCGTCGCTGGCGTCGGACCTGTCGCTCATGCCTTCGCGTTGGCGCGGCCACGACAAAAATGAGGCGGTCGGATCAGTCGTCGTCGCCGCTCGCGCTGACGCCGGCGAGGATTTCGTCCACGTCGGCGTGGTCGGCCAGCAGCGCGCGCATGCGCTCGACGGTCGTCGCGTCGCGGGTCCGCCCCTCGCTGACGACGCCCTCGGCGCGGTCGATGGTGGTGAGGGTGTCGGTCTGGACGACCAGAATCGGGACGCCCTTCTCCTCTGCCTTGCCGACGACGGCGCCGGAGGGCCGGTGGCCGCCGGTGAGGATCAGACACTCGACGCCCGGCGCTTGCAGCGCGGTCGTCTGGATGTCCGAGCGGTCACCGCCGGTGATGACGGCGGCGTCGCGGGTGCGCCGGAAGTGCCGAAGCGCGGCGTCGCTGCCCATCGCGCCGACGCTGAACCGCTCGACGTAGGCGTCGGTCGGCACGTCGGTCAGCACGTCGGCGCCGAGTTCGTCGGCCAGATCGCCGACGGTGATGCCGGCGAGATCCTGCTCGCGGGGCAGCGCGCCGAAGACCGGCACGTCCTCGCCTTCGAGGAACGGCGTGATGTCGGTCTCTAGCTGGTCGAACGCGTCGTCGGTGACGGCGTTGAACAGCACGCCCGCCAGCCGGTCTTCGAGGCTGCGAGCCGCGGCGAGCACGTCGTCGGCGTCGCCGGGATGGCCGTAGCCAGCTAGCACCAGCACCTCGGCGTCGAGCAACTCGGCAACGTCGGCGTCGGTCAGATCGACGATGCCGCCGGTCGTCAGCGAGCCGCCGCCCTCGACGATCATCAGGTCGCGGCCGGCCGACAGCGAGTCGAAGTGCTCGCTGACCTGTTCGCGGAGGTCCTCGGCGGACTCTTGGCCGCGAACCGCCTGCTCGATGAACGTCGGCGAGTAGACGACGGGTTCGAGCTCGTGCATCTCGGCGTCGAGATCGAGCAGCTCGCGGGCGAGCATGGGATCTTCGTCCAGCGTCTTCCCGACGCGGCTGCGCAGGCGGGTGCCCTTCGGTTTCATGTAGCCGACATCGAGGCCGCGTTCGCGGGCCAGCAGCCCGAGCGCGACGGAGACGGCTGTCTTTCCGGTTCCTTCTTCGGTCGAGGTGACGAGTATCGTCTTGGTCATAGTTCCTCCGTGTCAACGGTGAGTCTGAGGTCGATCGCCTGTACGCCGTCGGGGCCCGCCACGAGCGGGTTCACGTCGAGTTCCAGTATCGCCGGGAAATCGGTCGCCAGTTGCGAGAGCCGCTGGAGTGTCTCGACGACGGCGTCGAGATCGGCCGGCGTGCGTCCGCGGGCGCCCCGCAGCAGCGGCGCGGCCTGAATGTCGTCGATCATCTCCGTGGCTTCGGGTTCGCTGATCGGCGCGATCTTCACTGTGGTGTCCTCTAGGACCTCGACGAAGATCCCGCCGAGGCCGAAGAGGACCATCGGTCCGAACTGCGGATCGCGGTTCAGCCCGACGATCGTCTCAGTGCCGGCGTCGAGGTCGGCCATCTCTTGGACCTGCACGCCGGTGATCGAGGCGTCGGGCTGGTAGTTGTGCGCGCGGGTAACGAGATCCTCGTAGGCGTCGTAGACGTCTTCGGTCTCGACGCCGACTTTGACGCCGCCGATGTCGGACTTGTGGAGGATGTCCGGCGAAACGATCTTCATCACGACCGGCCCGTCGATGCCTTCTGCGACCGACTCTGCCGCTTTGGGGGAGTCGACGACATCGCCTTCAGGCGTCGGGACGCCGTAGGCATCGAGCAGCTCCATCGCTTCGACGCCGAGCCGGTTGTCGTCGCGGTCCTCGGCGCGCTCGAGAATCTCGCGTGCGCGCTCGCGGTCCACGTCGAAGTCGGCGGGCGCCTCGTGGTCGCGCCGGCTCACGTCGCGGTACTCCGAGAGGGCGCCGACGCTGCGCACTGCGCGGGCCGGATCGAAGTAGTTTGGAACGCCGCTGTCTTCGAGCACTTCGGCGGCCTCCTCGGTGCTCTCGCCGCCCATCAGCGCCGTCACGATCGGCGCGTCGTACTCGTCCCGAACGTCGGCGACGATGTCTGCCAGTTCCTCGAAATCCAGCACTGCCGTCGGCGCCGCGACGATGATCGCCGCACCGACGCCGTCGTCTTCGAGCGAGATTTCGAGGGCCTCGCGGAACCGCTCTGCAGGGGCGTCGCCGAGCACGTCGACGGGGTTGTAGATGTTCCCCTCGTCGGGGAGCATCTCGCCGTACGTTTCGAGCGTCTCGTTCGAGAAGTCAGCGAGACCGAGCCGCGAGTCGCCGATGGCGTCAGTCGTCATCACGCCCGGGCCGCCGGCGTTGGTGATCACGGCAACGTCGTCGCGCTCGGGGACGGGCTGGCCCGAGAGCATCTGCGCGTAGTCGAACATCTCCTCGACGGTGTTCACCCGGAGGACGCCAGCCTGATCGAGTCCGGCTTCGTAGGCCTGCTCGCTGCCGGCGATCGTCCCCGTGTGCGAGGACGCCGCCTGCGCGCCGGCCTCGGTCCGTCCGGACTTCACGAGCACGATCGGCGTGTCCTCGGACACCTCGCGAGCCGTGTCGATGAACTCCCGCCCGTGGTCGATCCCTTCGAGGTAGCCGATGATCACGTCGGTCTCGGGGTCGTCGCCCCACTCGCGGATGAAGTCCGTCTCGTCGAGGACGGCCTCGTTGCCCAGCGAGACGATGTCTTTGAACCCGAGGTCCTGATCGTTCGCCCAGTCGAGCACGGCCGTGATGAACGCGCCCGATTGACTCATAAAGGAGATCGAGCCCTCCAGCGCGTTCTCGGGGCCGAACGTCGCGTTGAGCCCGCTGGTCGTGCTCATGATCCCGATGCTGTTGGGGCCGACGAGGTTCATATCGTACTCCTCGGCGACCTCGATCAGCTCGCGCTCGCGGGCGGCGCCCTCGCTGCCGGTCTCGCTGAAGCCGGCGGTGATGACGACCACGTCGTCGACGCCTTCCTCGCCGGCCTCGCGGACAGCATCGACCACGATACCCGGCGGAACGACCACCACGGCGAGGTCGACTGGCGGCGCGTCCGCCAGCGATTCATAACAGTCCAGTCCCAGCACCGCGTCACGGTTCGGGTTTATCGGAACGACGCCTCCGTCGAAGTCGGCCTGCAGATTGGTCAGGATCGCACGTCCGACAGATCCTTCCCGGTCTGTGGCGCCGACTACGGCCACGCGCTCCGGCCCGAACAGGTCCGATAACGCTCCCATCGCTAGTCGGTACTGATGATATCCACTACAAAAAGCACCCCGACCTCTCTCGCATTATAAGAACGTCGAACATATTCGGAAGCTACTTTGGCACTAAGATACGGTTGAGAAGAATTCTTCACGTTCGTACGTTTACGTCGTCGTCACACGACGTACCGATCGGCTACCGTCGCCGCGGCGTACAGTCCGATGGCGATGAGCACGATCGCGCCGCTTGCGGCCACGTCGTTGGTGTACGACAGCGTGACACCCGAAAAAACCGACAGCTCGGCGACCACGATCGAGAGCAGCACCGACGCCTTGAAGCTCGGCGCGATCTGGCCTGCCGCGGCGACGGGAACCACCAGCATCGCTGCGACGAGGATCACACCCATAATCTGCATCGCCGCGACGATGACGAGGGCGGTCAGCACGACCAGCAGACTGTTCTGCAGGTCGACGTCCAGCCGCGCGACCCGGGCCGCGCTCTCGTCGAACGTGATATACAGCAGGTGCTTGTAGCTGACTGCGACGACGCCGCCGACGAGCGCGGTCAGGGCGGCCATGATCCGGACGTGGTGCCACGAGACGGTGCTGATCGAGCCGAAGATGTACTGATTGATGCTGACGGCGATCCCGCCGGTCAGGCTGATCACGACGGTGCCCAGCGCGAACCCGCCCGAGAGGACGATTGCCATCGACACGTCGTTGTAGGCGTCCGTTCGGTCGGCGAGGAACTGGATCACCAGCGCCGCCAGCGCAGAGACGACCAGCGCCGAGAGGAACGGCGAGACGCCGCCCCAGCCCAGCCCGTCCCGGACGTAGACGCCGATAGCGACGCCGGCGAAGGCGACGTGAGCCAGCGTATCGCCGATAAAGGCCATCCGCCGGTAGACCAGAAACGAGCCGACAAGCGGCGCCAGAATGGCGACGAACAGCCCGGCCAACAGCGCGCGCTGCATGAACGAGTAGCTGAGCATCTCGACGAGCGTTCCGAGCATCACTGGTCACCTCCGTGGTCGTGGGCCGAGTGATCGTGTTCGAGCACTCGCTGTCCGGCGCCGTAGGCGTCGGCGAGCGCGTCGCTTTCGGCAAAGCCCTCCGGATCGCCGTGGTAGTGGACGCGCTGGTTGATACACGCGACGGTCGTCGCGTACTCGGTGACCGTGCCGATGTCGTGTTCGATCAGCACGATGGCGATGCCGCGGTCGTTGAGTTCGGCCAGCAGATCGTAGAAGGCGTCCCGCGATTCGGCGTCGACGCCGACCGTCGGCTCGTCGAGAGCGAGGAGGTCAGCCTCGCAGGCCAGTGCTCGGGCGATGAACACGCGCTGGCGCTGGCCGCCGGACAGTTCGTCGAGCTTGCGACTCGCTAGGTCGGAAACACCGACTGTCTCCATGGCGTCCTCGACCGCGTCGCGGTCGTCGGCGTCCAGTCGTCCGTAGCCGGCGTGGGGAAACCGGCCCATCGTGACCGCCTCGGAGACGGTCACTGGGATCGACTGGTCCAGACTGGTCGTTCCCTGTGCGACGTAGCCGATCCGGTGGCCGTCGTCGAACGCCTCGGCAGGTTCGCCGAACAGCTCCGCCGTCCCCGAATCCGGCGACTCCAGCCCCAGCGCGATCCGAAGCAGCGTCGACTTTCCCGAACCGTTTGGACCGACCAGACCCAGAAACTCCCCTTCCTCGATCGAGAGATCGACCCCTTCGAGCACCGGCACTTCCGTGTACGAGAACGTCACGTCCTCCAACTCGACGACGCTCATGCGGCCCCCAATGCTTTCTCGAAGGTGTTCAGGTTGACGTTTCGCATCACGTCGATGTAGCCCCAGTCTTGCTCGATCCACTCCTCTTTCATGCCCGATAGCGCAGAGATCGTCAGGTACTCGCTTGCGTCGGTATTCTCGACGAGTTGTTCGGCCGCGCGGTCGGACTCCATCGCCGGCGTCAGGACGTACTCGATGTCGTGCTCCGCGATCGTCTCTTGGGCCTCGCTGATCGCCTGATTGCTGGGCGTGTCGTCGGGCGAGATGCCCGAGAGCGCGTGGACGGTGAAGCCGTAGCGCGCGCCGGTGTATTGGAACGCGTTGTGACCCGCGACGAGCACGTGAGATTGGTCGCCACCAGACAGACGTGACTGGTAGCTCTCGTGGAGGTCGTCGATTTCGGACTTGTACGCGGTGGCGTTCTCGCTGAAGGCGTCTTCGGCGTCCGGAACGGCCTTGATTAGTCCGTCCCGGATGTTGTCGACGGCCTGTTTCGCTCGCATCGGATCGAGCCAGAAGTGTGGATCGCCAGTCCCGTGGCCATGGTCGTGGCCGTCGTCCCCGCTCTCGTTGCCGTGCTCTTCCTCGTGACTCGCGTTCGTCCCCAGCAACTCGATGCCGTGCCGAGCGGGGACGACCGTCACGCCGGCATCGTCAGCCCGGAGGTTGTTCACGATGTCGTCGGCCCACGGCTGGAACCCCTCGCCCATGTAGACGAACGCCGCCGACTGGTAGATCCCCTTTTGAACTTGTCCGGAGGGTTGCCAGCCGTGGCCGTGCTGCCCGAACGGGACGATGCTCTCGGCGTTAGTCTCGTCCCCGACGATCTGGTCGGCGAAGTCGTACAACAGGTAAAACGACGCCTCCACCCCACTTCCGGGCGATGAATCGAGATTGAGGGCGTCGGTACAGCCAGCCAGTGCACCCGTGGTCAGCGCCCCTGCTCCCGCCGTCAGGATGTCGCGTCGTGTCGTGTTCATACTCACGTATCGTCACCGGTCGAATAAAAGTGTTATTATACACGAGCACCATCTTAATAACTCGTGATATGGTTGGGGTCGGTGTTAATAATCGAGTAGCGGGACTGCCTCCTCGCCGTCGGCGTCGACACGCGAGCCTGGTGATTCGTTCTGTCGAAAAACACGACAGCCACATGTGTATCGACCGACTTACTGAACGTCGATCGTCCCGACCATCCCTTGGGACTCGTGGGGCTCGCAGACGTACTCGTAGGTACCGGTGGTCTCGAACGTGTGCTCGTACTCGAACCCGGTGTTCTCGATCGGTTGGTGGCCCTGCCAATTGGCGCCGTCGGGCTGGCTCGTCGGAACGACGTTGTGGTTGTCCGACTCCCACGTCCAGCGGACGGTCGTTCCTGGCGCGATCGAGAGCTGGGCGGGCTCGAATATGAACTCGCCGCCCGGCCCGGCGAGCACTTGCACCGTCCCTCCATCGCCGGTCTGGTTGCCACCTGTTTGATTGCCACCCGTCTGATTGCCGTCGGTCTGGTTGGTTCCGGTTTGGTTATCTCCAGTCTGGTTCCCGTCAGTCTCGTTGTCGACGCCGTCCCCCGTCTCGTTTCCGTCTGCGGGTTCTTGCTCGCCGTCCCCTCCACCGTCCGTACAACCGGCGAGCGCCACGCCCGCGAGGACGCCGCTAGCGCGCAGAAACGTTCTCCTGTCGACGCTGGATTGATCGTCCATGAGCGGCTAGATCTAGACGTAACGGCGTCAAAAGGGTGTTATCGGGTCGCTTACCGACACGCGCGGGACTCGTTCCGATCTGTTGTCGGTTGGCCGCGAATCGGTGGTCGAAGTGTCGCTATGCCGTCAGGCTGACTGCTTGATCGTCTCTAAGTGCTCCTCGTAGGCGCTTCGGCAGGTCGACGAGCAAAATTCCCGCTGTTGGCCGTCGATCTCGACGGCGACACCGTCGCCCTC containing:
- a CDS encoding DUF7547 family protein, with product MSDRSDASDEELARTAGELADSLRDLRDEVGPRRRPPRGPLGLPRPPTPREVLRFTDEVAIPATIAVLEVNIKLLEAVQKAIRLAETERRARDQGTEAADRAREGGRVVREGANRIGRETLDRLDDALDELQTAVEEGSLPREETAREILTEARELRDDLEAQVRDAEDTADEQRRREREAERDAGISASSDGDGEADEEGTSDGGEQESSENTGPQVDVDAELQSIKDQYDDEDEEDEA
- a CDS encoding phosphotransacetylase family protein, encoding MTKTILVTSTEEGTGKTAVSVALGLLARERGLDVGYMKPKGTRLRSRVGKTLDEDPMLARELLDLDAEMHELEPVVYSPTFIEQAVRGQESAEDLREQVSEHFDSLSAGRDLMIVEGGGSLTTGGIVDLTDADVAELLDAEVLVLAGYGHPGDADDVLAAARSLEDRLAGVLFNAVTDDAFDQLETDITPFLEGEDVPVFGALPREQDLAGITVGDLADELGADVLTDVPTDAYVERFSVGAMGSDAALRHFRRTRDAAVITGGDRSDIQTTALQAPGVECLILTGGHRPSGAVVGKAEEKGVPILVVQTDTLTTIDRAEGVVSEGRTRDATTVERMRALLADHADVDEILAGVSASGDDD
- a CDS encoding acetate--CoA ligase family protein, with protein sequence MGALSDLFGPERVAVVGATDREGSVGRAILTNLQADFDGGVVPINPNRDAVLGLDCYESLADAPPVDLAVVVVPPGIVVDAVREAGEEGVDDVVVITAGFSETGSEGAARERELIEVAEEYDMNLVGPNSIGIMSTTSGLNATFGPENALEGSISFMSQSGAFITAVLDWANDQDLGFKDIVSLGNEAVLDETDFIREWGDDPETDVIIGYLEGIDHGREFIDTAREVSEDTPIVLVKSGRTEAGAQAASSHTGTIAGSEQAYEAGLDQAGVLRVNTVEEMFDYAQMLSGQPVPERDDVAVITNAGGPGVMTTDAIGDSRLGLADFSNETLETYGEMLPDEGNIYNPVDVLGDAPAERFREALEISLEDDGVGAAIIVAAPTAVLDFEELADIVADVRDEYDAPIVTALMGGESTEEAAEVLEDSGVPNYFDPARAVRSVGALSEYRDVSRRDHEAPADFDVDRERAREILERAEDRDDNRLGVEAMELLDAYGVPTPEGDVVDSPKAAESVAEGIDGPVVMKIVSPDILHKSDIGGVKVGVETEDVYDAYEDLVTRAHNYQPDASITGVQVQEMADLDAGTETIVGLNRDPQFGPMVLFGLGGIFVEVLEDTTVKIAPISEPEATEMIDDIQAAPLLRGARGRTPADLDAVVETLQRLSQLATDFPAILELDVNPLVAGPDGVQAIDLRLTVDTEEL
- a CDS encoding metal ABC transporter permease yields the protein MLGTLVEMLSYSFMQRALLAGLFVAILAPLVGSFLVYRRMAFIGDTLAHVAFAGVAIGVYVRDGLGWGGVSPFLSALVVSALAALVIQFLADRTDAYNDVSMAIVLSGGFALGTVVISLTGGIAVSINQYIFGSISTVSWHHVRIMAALTALVGGVVAVSYKHLLYITFDESAARVARLDVDLQNSLLVVLTALVIVAAMQIMGVILVAAMLVVPVAAAGQIAPSFKASVLLSIVVAELSVFSGVTLSYTNDVAASGAIVLIAIGLYAAATVADRYVV
- a CDS encoding metal ABC transporter ATP-binding protein gives rise to the protein MSVVELEDVTFSYTEVPVLEGVDLSIEEGEFLGLVGPNGSGKSTLLRIALGLESPDSGTAELFGEPAEAFDDGHRIGYVAQGTTSLDQSIPVTVSEAVTMGRFPHAGYGRLDADDRDAVEDAMETVGVSDLASRKLDELSGGQRQRVFIARALACEADLLALDEPTVGVDAESRDAFYDLLAELNDRGIAIVLIEHDIGTVTEYATTVACINQRVHYHGDPEGFAESDALADAYGAGQRVLEHDHSAHDHGGDQ
- a CDS encoding metal ABC transporter substrate-binding protein; translation: MNTTRRDILTAGAGALTTGALAGCTDALNLDSSPGSGVEASFYLLYDFADQIVGDETNAESIVPFGQHGHGWQPSGQVQKGIYQSAAFVYMGEGFQPWADDIVNNLRADDAGVTVVPARHGIELLGTNASHEEEHGNESGDDGHDHGHGTGDPHFWLDPMRAKQAVDNIRDGLIKAVPDAEDAFSENATAYKSEIDDLHESYQSRLSGGDQSHVLVAGHNAFQYTGARYGFTVHALSGISPDDTPSNQAISEAQETIAEHDIEYVLTPAMESDRAAEQLVENTDASEYLTISALSGMKEEWIEQDWGYIDVMRNVNLNTFEKALGAA
- a CDS encoding plastocyanin/azurin family copper-binding protein — encoded protein: MDDQSSVDRRTFLRASGVLAGVALAGCTDGGGDGEQEPADGNETGDGVDNETDGNQTGDNQTGTNQTDGNQTGGNQTGGNQTGDGGTVQVLAGPGGEFIFEPAQLSIAPGTTVRWTWESDNHNVVPTSQPDGANWQGHQPIENTGFEYEHTFETTGTYEYVCEPHESQGMVGTIDVQ